The proteins below come from a single Leopardus geoffroyi isolate Oge1 chromosome D3, O.geoffroyi_Oge1_pat1.0, whole genome shotgun sequence genomic window:
- the CD3H5orf52 gene encoding uncharacterized protein C5orf52 homolog: MAYHLVTISESFSSVVDAAAQQPRPSVTWNLGSPLGYSTAAQAATSSGTTPAWTFQRDRLGSHPKFNVGTHPQICFLRPRTAQLPVLFSLMNSSEAAVKNFLPKSNLPRVIIRDNLSARVYEMEIRASDKTKRKMSHLYDHLKKKFMTNQLRNLGCWRRESMNIQQYLDSIQVCKVQFNLHPHRKSQPP; the protein is encoded by the exons ATGGCTTATCATCTGGTTACCATTTCTGAGTCGTTCTCCAGTGTGGTAGACGCGGCTGCCCAGCAACCCAGGCCCTCGGTCACATGGAACCTGGGCTCGCCTTTGGGTTATTCGACCGCCGCCCAGGCCGCCACCAGTTCCGGCACCACCCCGGCCTGGACCTTCCAGCGCGATAGGCTCGGCTCTCACCCCAAATTCAACGTAGGGACCCACCCGCAGATCTGCTTCCTGCGGCCGCGGACAGCGCAGCTGCCGGTGCTCTTCAG CTTAATGAATTCCAGTGAAGCAGCAGTGAAAAATTTTTTACCGAAGAGCAACTTACCCCGGGTGATTATTCGTGACAACCTCAGTGCACGAGTCTATGAGATGGAG ATAAGAGCTTCAGACAAGACCAAGAGAAAGATGAGCCACTTGTATGACCATCTGAAGAAAAAGTTCATGACCAACCAGCTCAGAAATCTGGGGTGCTGGAGACGGGAATCCATGAACATCCAGCAGTACCTGGATAGCATCCAAGTATGCAAGGTCCAGTTCAACCTCCATCCTCACAGGAAAAGCCAGCCACCCTAG
- the DUSP18 gene encoding dual specificity protein phosphatase 18, which yields MTAPPCTFPVQFRQPSVSGLSQITSSLYISNGVAANNKLMLSSNRITTVINVSVEVVNTLYEDIQYVQVPVADTPISRLCDFFDPIADHIHSVEMKQGRTLLHCAAGVSRSAALCLAYLMKYHAMSLLDAHTWTKSCRPIIRPNNGFWEQLIHYEFQLFGKNSVHMVSSPMGVIPDIYEKEVHLMIPL from the coding sequence ATGACAGCACCCCCGTGTACCTTTCCGGTTCAGTTCCGGCAGCCATCAGTCAGTGGCCTCTCACAGATCACCAGCAGCCTATACATCAGCAATGGGGTGGCTGCCAACAACAAGCTCATGCTCTCCAGCAACCGGATCACCACGGTCATCAATGTCTCGGTAGAAGTAGTGAACACTTTATACGAGGACATCCAGTATGTACAGGTGCCGGTGGCTGACACACCCATCTCACGTCTCTGTGACTTCTTTGACCCCATTGCTGACCACATCCACAGTGTGGAGATGAAGCAGGGCCGCACACTGCTGCACTGTGCTGCTGGCGTGAGCCGCTCAGCTGCCCTCTGCCTTGCCTACCTCATGAAGTACCATGCCATGTCCCTGCTGGACGCCCACACGTGGACCAAGTCATGCAGGCCCATCATCCGGCCCAACAATGGCTTTTGGGAGCAGCTCATCCACTATGAGTTCCAGCTCTTTGGCAAGAACTCCGTGCACATGGTCAGCTCCCCTATGGGAGTAATCCCTGACATCTACGAGAAGGAGGTCCATTTGATGATTCCACTGTGA
- the SLC35E4 gene encoding solute carrier family 35 member E4 — MCRCPLEHHDGRMTSAEAVAVASGARVAGSPEWPPDTPQALGRPGRVRVAVAALVWLLAGASMSSLNKWIFTVHGFGRPLLLSALHMLAAALACRWGAQRPMPSRTRRQVLLLSFTFGTSMACGNVGLSAVPLDLAQLATTTTPLITLALSALLLGRRHHPLQFAAMGPLCLGAACSLAGELRTPPAGCGFLLAATCLRGLKSIQQSALLQEERLDAVTLLYATSLPSFCLLAGAALVLEAGVAPPPAPTNSHLWACILISCLLSVLYNLASFSLLALTSALTVHVLGNLTVVGNLILSRLLFGSRLSALSYVGIALTLSGMFLYHNCEFVASWAARRGLWRRDQTGKGL; from the exons ATGTGTCGCTGCCCACTGGAGCACCATGACGGCAGGATGACCTCAGCGGAGGCAGTGGCAGTGGCCAGTGGTGCTCGGGTGGCTGGGTCCCCCGAGTGGCCCCCCGACACTCCCCAGGCCCTTGGTCGGCCTGGCCGGGTCAGGGTGGCAGTGGCAGCGCTGGTGTGGCTGCTGGCAGGAGCCAGCATGTCGAGCCTCAACAAGTGGATCTTCACTGTGCATGGCTTCGGGCGGCCCCTCCTGCTCTCAGCGCTGCACATGCTGGCAGCAGCATTGGCATGCCGCTGGGGGGCACAGCGCCCCATGCCCAGCCGCACCCGCCGCCAAGTGCTGCTGCTTAGCTTCACCTTCGGCACCTCGATGGCCTGTGGCAACGTGGGCCTGAGCGCTGTGCCCCTAGACCTGGCACAACTGGCCACCACTACTACACCACTGATCACACTGGCCCTGTCAGCGCTGCTGCTCGGCCGTCGCCACCACCCGCTACAATTTGCTGCCATGGGCCCACTCTGCCTGGGGGCTGCCTGCAGCTTGGCTGGTGAGCTCCGGACACCTCCTGCTGGCTGTGGCTTCCTGTTGGCTGCTACCTGCCTCCGTGGCCTCAAGTCCATTCAGCAGA GTGCCCTGCTGCAGGAGGAGAGGCTGGACGCGGTGACCCTGCTGTACGCCACCTCGCTGCCCAGCTTCTGCCTGCTGGCGGGCGCGGCCCTGGTGCTGGAGGCTGGTGTGGCACCGCCGCCCGCTCCCACCAACTCCCACCTCTGGGCCTGCATCCTGATCAGCTGCCTCCTGTCCGTGCTCTACAACTTGGCCAGCTTCTCCCTGCTGGCTCTCACCTCTGCCCTCACCGTCCATGTCCTGGGCAACCTCACTGTCGTGGGCAACCTCATCCTGTCCCGGCTCCTGTTTGGCAGCCGCCTCAGCGCCCTCAGCTATGTGGGCATTGCACTCACCCTTTCAGGAATGTTCCTTTACCACAATTGCGAGTTCGTGGCCTCCTGGGCTGCCCGCCGTGGCCTCTGGCGGAGGGACCAGACTGGCAAGGGTCTATGA